TGCCAAAACGATTGGGATTTGAAACGACCGACCCGGGATTGTTTGCAAGCACCGACGCGGATTCATTGCTTGATAAAAAGGCGGAAATTCCATCGGTTGGCTTGATGGCCGTGGAACCCTGCAAATTGGTTCCCAAAGCGCCAATGCCGACAGCGTAGTTCTGGCCGGGGATGAAAAAGGCATTGGCCAGATTCCAATTAAATGCCAATGAATCCAAATCGGTTTGGTTGACTTCCAGCAGCTTGGCCTGCACGCTCACAATCAGGGTTTCACCCTGGTTCTCCGTCACCAGTTCCTCAATCAAATCAATCTGGTCCTGGGTATTGCGAACCGTCAGAATGCCCGTCGCCCGGCTGTAAATGGCGGTCGCTCCTTCTGAAAACTGCACTCCGCGCGCTTCCAAAGCCTTGCGCACCTGGTCTCCAGCCCCCGCCGCCCCCGCCGTGTCACTGTCCACTGTCGTTACTGCCACACGCCGCCGTCCACCGCCGGCGTTGGCATCCGTGTTGTCTCCCCCCTCGGAGTTTTCCGTATCAAAAAAAGTCGCCCGCACGGGGAACTCGCGGGTCACCAGGGTTTCATTGCGGTCACTCAACGGGACAATAAAAACGGCAAATTCCTCCAGGCGATACCGCACTCCTGCCAGGTTCGTGATATACCGCAACACCTCGCCCACCGGCACATTGCTCAATTTCAGGGAAAAGGTCTTTCCCTGCTGTTTAACCTGCTCGTTGCGGATCAGGAAATTGATTCCAGTACCTTCGGGATCCACCAGGCGGGACTGGTCCGTCAAAAAACGCACGGCATCCTCGATCGTCGCATCGTTGAAATCCACCTGTTTTATCACCAGCGTGCGCAGCTTTTGATCCAGCCGGAATTCGTTCTTTTTGGTGATCGGCACCGTATTGGCTGTCTGTACCGAACCCAGATTCTTGTCGATCTGGAACCGTTCCGTCCATTGGTCGCGAGTCTGGGTCTTTCGCTCTTGATTACTGGACTTCCTGGCAATCTCCATGGCGGCAGCCATCTTGTCCTGAAGCTTTTGAATTTCCCGGGCTGCCACTTTGTTGTAGGGATCAATGGCCAGCGCCTGCTCAAAAGCCTTTTCTGCTGCCGCATATTGCCCTGTGGCCATCAAATCCTCGCCGGATTTGATGTCGTCCTGAACTTGGTTCAGGTTCGAAATAAATTTCCGGTCTATCGCCGGATTCGCCGGTTTATCCTCTCCCGATTTGATTCCAAGAACCTCATTGCTGTCGCTTATGATCTTGGACGCCTCGGCATTCTTCGGATTTTCGCTCAGGGCCAGGCTGGCGGCATCTCGGGCGCCAAAATAATCCTTGTTTTTAAATGCCTCGGCTGCCTTGGCTGAATCCAGTTCTGAAAGAATCTGGCTGGCTTTCGCATACACGGGGGCACCCTCGCCCGAATTCGGCAAATCCTTGGTGACCTCGGCCACTTTCTCACGGGCTTCATCCATTTTACCGACTGCGATCAGATTTTGCGCCTCATCCAACTTCTTTGTCGCGGCCAGGAGCAGTTCCTGCCGCCGGATGGTTTCACGCTGCAAAATCTCGCGGGACATGTCGCTGGGGGCATCCTGGGCTTGCAACACGCCTGTGCCTGGTAAGAACAGAAAACCGCCACTGAGCAAAACCGCGGCGGCGAGCGTCTTTACAAACAGGTATTTTCTAAAAATCGGCATCCAACTTTTCATTTTGTCTCCCCCGAACCCGGCAGCGACGACACTTCCATGGTTTCCTTTTCACCTTCTGTCAGGTACTCCGGTGAGCCATCCGCCCGGATCATGCGGGCTGTGATAAACATGACCAGATTCCGTTTCACCGTCTGGCTGACCTTGCTCCGGAACAAGCGGCCCAGCAATGGAACGTCGCCTAAAACCGGAACCTTGTCTTCGATCTCCTTGTTATCCGAACGGATAAACCCGCCCATCACCACCGTCTGGCCATCAATCACCTGGAGTTTGGTCTCCACCGAGCGCAACGAAAACACCGGCGTCAAAGCCGTGCCCGTGGCCACGGTTACAATGGGAGGAGGCCCACTCGGAGTAAAAAAGAAGAATAAAAAACCGAAAGGATCCGTGATTTCAGAAATGGTTCCATTTACCCCCAAAGTCGTGGCATCGCCTCCATAATTGATAAATCCCTGGAACTCCGTCACATCCGGTTTAAGCTCCAGGTCAATCCGGCGGTCTGCCGTGGCGTTTGCCTTCACATCCAGGGTGACCCCGACATCCCGCGAAACAAAGTTGGTGGGATTCGACGGTATCACGGTGGTGGTACCCAGACTGACGTTGTTGTTGCCGCCGCCGCCAGTGCTTTGAGGTATCTGCGGCGCTTCCCATTCCGTGGGATAACGAAATTCACGAACCACGCGTATTTTTGTTTTTTGGCCGCTGACCACCGTCACCTTTGGAGCAGACATCAAATCAGCACCCAACTTGCTTTCCAACGCCGAAATCAGGAGCTGGGCCTGCGAACCGGCCAAGATACCCGTCACACTGATCAAATTCGGGCTTCGGGTATTCTGCAGGCCAAGTAGCGCGTCCAAGCTGTTCGGGGAAGTAATCAACTCATCCGTCGAATCCCGGAGGGCAGTGGCGCCACCGATGCTTGATCCAATCTGGCCCGCCCCAAAGTTGGGAGTGCGGCCGTTCCCGATCGCTCCTATGCCCCCTGTCCCCGTAGCCGCACCTGTTATATTTGGGATGGTAATCGGCGATTTAAACGTGGCATTCACACGAAAATTCGACGCGAAGTCCTTGAGTTTGTCTTCTGTAAATTCGATGAATTTGGCTTCGACTTCGACCTGACTCACTGCATTGGCCTCCTTCCCCACCAACTGTTCGATCAGGTTCAACTGGTCCAGCGTGTTGCGCGCCACAAGCTTCGCCGTTTTGGGCAGATAGGCCGCGCTGGCCCCGTTGGCAAACTTGACGCCCCGCTCTTCCAATGCCTTTTTCACATCCACCGTCACAACATTCACCGTCGCATTGTTCAAAGCACCGACCGTTGTGGTATCGGTTTTCAGAGTCTGCGGGAAAAACGTGGGTGGAACCGAGTAGCTCTTCACCACCATCACATCGCTGGTTTCCGTGTTGGGGAAAAAGTACACGGCGTATTCCTCAACCTTGAATTTGTAGGTGGTGAGTTCCGGAATATAACCCAGAATTTTCAACAGCGAAAGATTGCGCAAATTGAGGGAAAGGCTGTGGATGGATGGAGGCGGTGCGGGAGCTTCCGCAGCGGCAGCCCCCCCTGGAGCAGCAGCAGGCGCCGGGTTGTTCAGAGCCGTCGGCTCGCCTTTCAACACAAAATTCACACCCTCGCCCTTGGGATCAATCACCTTGCTTTGCTCCTGCAAATAGCGCAGCACATCGGCCACATCGGCATCCGTGAAGTTACATTCCGGTATGATGATCTTTTCCAGCTTGTCATACATCTTGGACACGTCCGAGGAGGTCGCCTCCGAGACAGATGTGCCCGTGAGATCCGTTCTCTGGGGCCTCGGTTGGGTCGCCCATTCCGCATCAACCTGTTGCAACATCTTGGTCTTGCGCTCTTCGCGGCGGATCGAAGCCACTTGGTATTTTATGTTTTCGGTCTTCTCAATCCGCTGACGGGCCTGGTTGTTATAAGGATCAATCAGTAAAACTTCCTTGTACCGGCCGATGGCGCGGTTGTACTGGCCCGTCTCGTAAAAACTGTCGCCCTCAAATATCAATTTCTGAATATTGGCCACTTTGTCCTGCAGTTCCGGAGTGGCGGCCGTGTTGCCGGGATATTTTTCCGCCACACTCTGGCTCTGCTCCTTCACTTGCGCATAGGCGGACTTATATGAAGCGTTATCAGGATCATAACTCAAGGCCTCTTCCCATAACTGGCGCGCCTGGGCATAGTCCTTTTTCGCCGCAGCCTGCCTCGCCTGTTCTGCGCTGACGATTGCAAGTCCCTTGCGGGCTTTGAAATACAACCCGGACATCGGCCCATCCGGGCTCGTTTGCTTGTAAACCTGTTCGTAGCGTGGACGGGCGGCCGTGATTTCTCCCGCAGCCACAAGCCGGTCGGCTTCTTCCAGTTGTTTGTTGAACAGCATGGTCCCTTCCAGGCGTTTGACTGTCTCTTCCTGCACCAAAGGATTAGCTTCCGCATCCGACGGCGCAGCAGCTTCCTGCTTTGGCACTGCCGGTGCGGCAGATGTTTCAACCACTGGCGCGGTAGGAGCGGGAGCGGCAGGTGTAGCATCCTGGGCTGCTCCAGACGACTCAAACGAAAGAATTGCCGCCAAAGAAACGGCAAGCCAAAACGGCTGGTTATAAAAATCTGATTTCATGGAGCTTCTTTCTACTTTTTTATGTATATTGCAGTAAAATATAAGGTCAAGCGTTTACTGAGTGGGGGGTGCAGGCGCCGGCATGGTTGTCGCCGCCGAAATTTGAATCGTTTCGCCGCTTGCCAGGTCCTTGATCGTGGCCTCCTGCGGGCTGGCTTTCAGCACCTGATAGCTCTTGTCATCCAGCTTGAAGCTGTCCCCGCGCTTGACTTCGGAAGGTTCAACCTTTTTGCCGGGGACATTGATGCTGAACGCAACCCGGCTTTCGTCCGACTCCTTTTCCGTATTCAAAACCAGCGTGGTCACCTCGTCCAATTTTGTGTTGATCATGTCAAGTTCCGAGCGATCCGGATGGGTCAGGGAATGAGTTTTTTCATCAAACACCTCAACAATTTTCTCCCGATAATCCCCAACCTTGTATCCTTCGGTTTCATCGCCTTTTTTGACAAAACGCGTCCGGTTCCGGGACACATCCATCAGGTTGATCTGGAATTGGATGGTGCCATCCGACAGCTTGTTGGCCGCTTTGAAAACCATACGGAAGGGCACCTTGGTGTAATGCGCGATCCTTAATTTAACGATGATGGGAGGGCGGGAATTCGGGTCGAGGGGATTGGTCTTGGCCAGAAATTCCTCCTTGTTTGTAAAACCGTCGTTGTCCGGATCCGCATCCGCGACCTTCAAATCATCAATCGGGAAGCCGTATTTAATTTTCCATCCCGCCGTGATCCCGTCTTCCATCGGGTCCTGCGGGTTCAGCCATTCAATTTTACCGCTTGTAGGATGATAGACAATCAGGCGCGACACGAATATTTTGTGCTCGCCAACGGCAAGTTCCGGCGCCTTCGCCCACTCGTCCGCCATGCCGGCGTAACGGTCAACATTCAACGGGGACACATTTTTACCATGCCCCGGGGACGGGGGTCCGCTTTTCTCGGGCAGCAAAAAAACCTTGGCCAGCAGTGCCACTCCGAAAACAACCAGTACGCCAAACAGCAGCCATTGCTCAGGCTTAAGCTGGAAGAACTTCATGATTTGCCTCCGGGTTGCGTTTCTGCGGATGCGGGCGCTTTTTTTCCGCCCGAGGATGCGGTTGGTAAATTTTGGAAATCAATCAAATCCACCCGCATCCTCACATTCAACAGCTCCTGCCCCACGACCGGCACCACCAGTTTATTGGGCCCCGATTCGTCCGGCTGGGCTCCGGGCAGTCCGCCCCCTGCAATGGCAGGCGAAGCCACTCCCTTGATTTCGGAGCGCGTGGCAATGGAATTTTTTTCATTTTCAACCGTCAGCGAACGAATGATAAAAAAACAGTCGGATGCCACCAGCTTGTTGACCACTTCAGTCAGCGCGTCGGTGGAGCCTGTGAATGAAAACTCGAATGGATAAACTTTGTAGGCGTCATTCGGTCCGCTGACAACCGCCGCCGGCATCGCTTCATCTCCCTCTGTGAATGAAGCCAGCCCGCCTGCGGATCCGTCCGCGCGCTTTTCTTCAACGATCACGCGTTTGATCCCGTTGAGGGATTTGATCCGGGCGTTGAACAGGACCTGGTTCACCTGCTCGATTGCCAGCAGTTGCACCCCCAAATCCAGCGTCGCGTCCGCCTTGGGACTGGTCAGCCGGTAGGCTTTGAATCCGAAATCATAGTCCTCGGGAAGCTTGACCTTGTTCGCGCCGGCCAGCTTGCGCAATTGCTCGCGTTTTTCCCCAAAAAGCCGTTTCCAGGAGTCGGAGTCCAACAACCCGCGGATTCCCTTGCCGTCGGGCTTCGGGCTCCGCACTGCCGCAAAAATGGAGGATGCTTTTTGAATGGGGGCCTGCACGGAATTCAAAATTTCCGCCAGCTTCGCATCGTTGCTCTGGAGGCCTTTGAGATTACCCCGGGTGGGCAGGATTCCGCCGCCGCTGAGGGTTTCCATTTGCTTGTGAATTTCCCCGATCCGCAAGATCTTTTCATCAATCTGCGTCCCGAACCAATAGCACAAAGCCCCGGCCATCAGCCCGCTCACCAAAAACAGGACCGCCAGCGATTTGATGTTGGATGGGATTTTTTTCATGGCTGCAGGTCCGGCGTCTTCTCGGCTTTCAAGGCCGCCTGGATCGTGAATTTCCTGGCAACCTGGTCTGAGTCAAAAACATCCGACTCCGTCACCTTGACGCTGTCGAAATAGCCCGAGGTCTGGAGCTTTGAAACAAAAGCCGCCAGCAGATCGTCCGACTTCTCGCGCCCGTTGTTTTCAGGAACTTCAAAAAAGCCGCGTATCTGCAAAATGGCCGGTTCGGGCAATGCCGTCGCATGGGGATTGGGATTGGAGTGCGGGCCTCCGGGTTTCACCATGTTGTCGATTGCCAGTTCCATCTGGCTGACCCATATCCCGTTGAAGGTTCCGGTGCTTTCGTAAACCACGCCCAACAAATGCGGCCAGAAATTCCTCTGCTCCAGCAATTTTTGTATCCCCTCGGTAACGGCCAAATCGCGGCCAAACGACTTGCTTTCCTTTTCAATCTGGTGCGCCAGTTGGTTCTTGTTGTTCAAGTCAGACTCTAAATCGTTGGCCTCCACCGAAAGCCGGTCCAGGCTCAAAAGGCTCGATCCCACCAGCACGGCAAGCATCAAAACCCAGACCACAAATGCCGCGGCCAGATAAGGCAGCCGCCGCTTGACGGCCCGCTTGTCCGCTACACTGGAGGGCACCAGATTAACCTCAACCGGAACATCCTCCAAGCGCCGGGTCGCCAGGCCCACCACTTCACCCAGCAGATAAGCGTCCGACCCCAGTGCGCCAAGATCGATTTTTGGCGATAATTTTATGTTGCTCAGCGGATTGAAGAATTCCACCGGCATGTTCAATTTTTCCCGGAAAAACAGGTCCGTGTACGGCATGGCGGAAGCGCCTCCCGCCAGCAGCACTTTCTGCGGCGAAGAACCCGCCTGCTGGTTGCGGTAAAAACTGATGGAGCGGCTGATCTCGGCATGAAGGCGCGAGAATACACTGCGCGCGATTTTTGAAATCCGGGCCGCGGTCTGGTCATCGGGGTCGGCATAGGCGCCGCCCAGCCCGACAAAGCCCTTGCCCTTCTTCATCATCTCCGAGGCCACATACGGCTCCTGGAATTCATTCGAGATATTCTGCGAGATCAGGTGCCCGCCAATCGGAATGGCCCGGCAAAAAATCTTTTTGCCTTCGATGAAAACCAGGTTCGTACACTTCGCGCCAATATCAATAATCAGATGGCAGGCATCGCTTTCCGGATAATTGTATTTATGGGCGTTCACCAAAGCCAGCGGCGCCACGTCCACCTTTTCCAGTTCAAGCTTGCAGAGCGACAGCACGGAATTGGCCTGTTCGACAAGATCGCTTTTTACGGCCACGATGACGGCTTCGATATCCTTGGCCCCCCGCCCTCCCAGCAATTGGTAATCCCAGACCACTTCATTGATCGGAAACGGCACATTCTGCTGGGCCTCAAACCCGATCATCTGCTCAATCTGATCGGGCGCAACCGGCGGCAATTTGACAAAACGCGTGAAAACATACTGGCCGGAAATCGAACAATAAACAGGAAATGAGGCCAGCTTCTTTTCCCGCACAATCCCCTGCAGCGCCTCCACAAGAAACGGAAACATTTCCTGCTCCTTGTTCGGATCAAGGCCCAGGTCCCGGATTACATAATCGATCAGGGTCAGCCCACCGCCCGCATCCACCTGAAAATGACCCAGTTTGAGGGTGCTGGATCCCAGATCCAATGATAAATAATGCCTTGGTAACGCCACGCCGGTGATCTGGTTGTTAGAACGCGTCTAAATTAATTCTTGGGTTTGATCCGGTTGTAACGCCTCGCATCAAACGGCCACCAGGGAGAATCCTTGACCCCGATCAAGACCCCTGGAGTCGCCTGTCCCGCCGTAAACCAGTTGGGATCGTCCTTGTCACTCAGCTGATTCTTGCTCAGCTTGTCCTGCACTTGCCCGCCCGACAGAATCTCAATGTGCAAATTGGATTTTTTAAATCCCCGCGCCTTGTCCTTTTTGCCACCATAACGCAATAGGGCCATTGGATCCAAATACATGACAGCATAATGCTCGCCCTTCGGCACATTGACATAGGTTTCCTCACCCGTCAGCACCACAAAGAGGTCGTTTTTCAAACTGTCCAAGCCATCAATGTAAAATTTAACCTGCACTTCTTCCGTGATCGGGTCCTGGGTCGAAAATTTGACCTCCGCCACATACCAGTCGTCACTTAGCTCTTTGGCCACATCCGAAGTGGGCCGCGAGACCTCATTCGGCACATTCGCCTTGTCAAGTTTGAGGCTATTATTAATTATTTTAATATTATCGCCAGGCGCTTGTGCGCTGCAAATGGAATGGATTCCACCCAATAGAACACATGCCACCGCCAATCGCCCCATCATGGTATTCATCAGGAGTAAAATACGCTTGAGCTGCTAATACAGTCAATCGATTTTACTGCTCAATACATATAAAATAAATCAGAGTTTCCTGTTTTAAGTTTGTATGGCTTAAGTTTTAAGCAGCTTCCATCCCCGATAGCCATCAGGGCAGGCCGCGCGAATCTACGGATAATCTGTATATTGGTTCGTGATTTTAGTGTGTGTCGTGGTAAAAAAATGTGCTCCCTCTGCGTTCTCGGCGGCTCTGCGGTGCAATGCATTTCGCGTCTCAGCCCAGCAACGGTCGCAACCACCGTTCCACCTCCGAAATCGGCAATCCTTTGCGCCTCTGGTAGTCCTCCAACTGGTCCTTCCCAATCCGGCCAACCCCAAAATAACGCGCCTCCGGATGCGCAAAATACCAGCCCGAGACCGAACTGGCCGGCCACATGGCACAGTTTTCCGTCAACCGGATGCCGGTCCTGGCTTCAACCTCCAAAAGCTTGAAAAGCCCGGGCTTTTCAGAATGGTCCGGACATGCCGGATAACCGGGCGCAGGCCGGATTCCGCGGTATTTTTCAGAAATCAAATCCGCGTTCTCCAGGTTTTCATCCCGCCCATATCCCCAATCCGCCCTGGCCTTCTTGTGCAAATATTCCGCAAAAGCCTCCGCAAAACGGTCCGCAAGGGCCTTGACCATGATGGAAGAATAATCATCGCCCGCCTCCTCGAAGCGTTTCGCGATTTTCTCCGTTTCATGGCCCGATGTGACCGCAAATGCACCCAGATAATCCCTGCGCCCGCCCTCATGCGGCGCAATGAAATCCGCCAGTGCATAATTCGGTTTACCGGACGGCTTCTCGATCTGTTGGCGTAATGTGCAAACACGGAGGACCACCCGGCCCGATCCATTCGGATCGCATAACTCTATGTCGTCCCCCTGCCGCTTCGCCGGGAAAAAACCGTAAACCCCCGACGGATTCAACCATTTTTCCCCAACCATCCGCCGCAATATTTTCTGCGCATCCTCAAACAGTTCCTTCGCCTGCTGTCCATTTTCAGGATCATCAAAAATCGCCGGATACCGCCCGCGCAGCTCCCAGGTATGGAAAAACGGCGACCAGTCTATATACGGCTCCAGATCGGCCAGCGTGACATCCGACACCGTACGGATGCCGGTAAACGCCGGCACCGGAATATCCACCGTGGCCCAGTCACAATCAAAACGCCGCCGACGGGCTTCCTCAATGCCGAGAAGTTTTTGCACGGATTGCTGCGTCGAATGCGCCGCGCGCGCGGCTTCCTGTTTTCCCCGGACTTCGTCCACGAACCCCGTTTTTGCCTCCGGATTGAGCAATTTGCTCATGACCCCCACAACACGGGAAGCGTCAATAACGTGACAGGTCACGCTTCCGTACCTGGGGGCGATGCGGACCGCCGTGTGGGTGCTGCTCGTGGTCGCCCCTCCGATGAGCAACGGAATCTTGAATCCCTGGCGCTCCATCTCGGAGGCGTTGTGCGCCATTTCGTCCAACGAAGGCGTGATCAGCCCGCTCAACCCGATCGCGTCCGCGTGATGTTCCCGCGCGGCCTGCAGGATTTTTTCGCACGACACCATCACGCCGAGATCGATCACCTCGTAGCTGTTGCAGGCCAGCACCACCCCGACGATGTTTTTGCCAATGTCATGAACGTCCCCCTTGACGGTCGCCATCACGATCCTGCCCTGGCTGTTGCTGCCCCCCGAGGCCGCCTTTTCGGCTTCCATGAACGGGGTGAGCCAGGCCACAGCCTTTTTCATCACCCGCGCGCTTTTGACCACCTGCGGCAAAAACATCTTGCCGGACCCGAACAGGTCCCCGACCACGCCCATGCCCGACATCAACGGCCCTTCTATAACCGCCAGCGGCTTGCCATACTTTTTGCGCGCCTCCTCGGTATCCGCATCAATGTAATCCACGATGCCCTTCACCAGGGCATGGGACAACCGTTCCTCCACCGTGCCACTTCTCCACGCGTCCTCTTCCACCTCCGCCCGTTCCTTGCCCTTCACGGATTCGGAAAATTTCACCAGACGTTCCGTCGCGTCAGCCCTGCGGTTCAGCAACACGTCCTCGACCAACTCGAGCAAATCCTTTGGAATTTCCTCGTACACTTCCAGGAGACCCGCATTGACGATCCCCATGTCCAGACCGGCCTTGATCGCATGATAAAGAAATGCGGCGTGAATCGCCTCGCGCACCGGGTTGTTTCCGCGAAAACTGAATGAAACATTGCTGATGCCGCCGCTCACCCGCGCCAGCGGCAGGTTTTGCTTGATCCAGCGCGTGGCCTTGATGAAATCGACAGCGTAATTGTTGTGCTCCTCCATGCCCGTGGCCACCGTCAGCACATTGGGATCAAAAATAATATCCTGCGGCGGGAAACCCGCTTCTTCCGTCAGAATCCGGTAACACCGCTTGCACACGGCGATCTTCCGCTCATACGTGTCCGCCTGCCCCTGCTCATCAAACGCCATCACCACCACCGCCGCACCATAACGCCGGATCAGCTTCGCCTGGCGGATGAACTTTTCCTCCCCCTCCTTCAAACTGATCGAGTTGACAATCCCCTTCCCCTGCAGGCATTTCAGCCCGGCCTCGATCACCGACCACTTTGAGCTGTCGATCATCACAGGCACCCGCGCAATGTCCGGCTCGGACGACACCAGGTTGATGAACGTGGTCATGGCCTTTTCGGAATCGAGCAGGCCCTCGTCCATATTGACATCAATGATCTGCGCGCCGTTCTCCACCTGCTGGCGCGCCACGCCCAGCGCTTCCTCATAATTGCCGGCCAGGATCAGTTTGGAAAATTTTGGAGAGCCCGTGATGTTCGTGCGCTCGCCGATGTTCACGAAATTTGTCTCAGGCCGGAGCGTCAAGGCATCGAGCCCGCTCAATCTCAACCAGGGCTCCACCTGCGGGATTTCGCGCGGTTTCAATCCCCGCACCGACTCCACAATGCAATGAATGTGCTCCGGCGTCGTCCCACAACAACCGCCGACGATATTCAACCAGCCGTTCTCCGCCCATTCCCGAAGCTGGGGCGCCAGGCTCTGCGGCGTCTCCGGAAAGCCGGTCGGCAGCAGCGGGTTGGGCAGGCCGGCGTTCGGATGACAGCTCACATAGAGAGGAGCAATCTGCGACAGCTCTTCAATCAGTGGCCGCATTTCCTTCGGACCCAGGGCGCAATTCATGCCCACGCTCAGGAGCGGGACATTGGAAATGGAATTCCAAAACGCTTCCACGGTCTGCCCGGTGACGCCGCGGTTGCTCCCCGCCTGAATAAACGTGACCGAGGCCATCAACGGCACGCGCAGGCCGCGTTCCTCAAAAACATTCTCGA
The nucleotide sequence above comes from Candidatus Methylacidiphilales bacterium. Encoded proteins:
- a CDS encoding thrombospondin type 3 repeat-containing protein — protein: MKFFQLKPEQWLLFGVLVVFGVALLAKVFLLPEKSGPPSPGHGKNVSPLNVDRYAGMADEWAKAPELAVGEHKIFVSRLIVYHPTSGKIEWLNPQDPMEDGITAGWKIKYGFPIDDLKVADADPDNDGFTNKEEFLAKTNPLDPNSRPPIIVKLRIAHYTKVPFRMVFKAANKLSDGTIQFQINLMDVSRNRTRFVKKGDETEGYKVGDYREKIVEVFDEKTHSLTHPDRSELDMINTKLDEVTTLVLNTEKESDESRVAFSINVPGKKVEPSEVKRGDSFKLDDKSYQVLKASPQEATIKDLASGETIQISAATTMPAPAPPTQ
- a CDS encoding Amuc_1100 family pilus-like protein; the protein is MKKIPSNIKSLAVLFLVSGLMAGALCYWFGTQIDEKILRIGEIHKQMETLSGGGILPTRGNLKGLQSNDAKLAEILNSVQAPIQKASSIFAAVRSPKPDGKGIRGLLDSDSWKRLFGEKREQLRKLAGANKVKLPEDYDFGFKAYRLTSPKADATLDLGVQLLAIEQVNQVLFNARIKSLNGIKRVIVEEKRADGSAGGLASFTEGDEAMPAAVVSGPNDAYKVYPFEFSFTGSTDALTEVVNKLVASDCFFIIRSLTVENEKNSIATRSEIKGVASPAIAGGGLPGAQPDESGPNKLVVPVVGQELLNVRMRVDLIDFQNLPTASSGGKKAPASAETQPGGKS
- the pilM gene encoding type IV pilus assembly protein PilM — protein: MDLGSSTLKLGHFQVDAGGGLTLIDYVIRDLGLDPNKEQEMFPFLVEALQGIVREKKLASFPVYCSISGQYVFTRFVKLPPVAPDQIEQMIGFEAQQNVPFPINEVVWDYQLLGGRGAKDIEAVIVAVKSDLVEQANSVLSLCKLELEKVDVAPLALVNAHKYNYPESDACHLIIDIGAKCTNLVFIEGKKIFCRAIPIGGHLISQNISNEFQEPYVASEMMKKGKGFVGLGGAYADPDDQTAARISKIARSVFSRLHAEISRSISFYRNQQAGSSPQKVLLAGGASAMPYTDLFFREKLNMPVEFFNPLSNIKLSPKIDLGALGSDAYLLGEVVGLATRRLEDVPVEVNLVPSSVADKRAVKRRLPYLAAAFVVWVLMLAVLVGSSLLSLDRLSVEANDLESDLNNKNQLAHQIEKESKSFGRDLAVTEGIQKLLEQRNFWPHLLGVVYESTGTFNGIWVSQMELAIDNMVKPGGPHSNPNPHATALPEPAILQIRGFFEVPENNGREKSDDLLAAFVSKLQTSGYFDSVKVTESDVFDSDQVARKFTIQAALKAEKTPDLQP
- the metH gene encoding methionine synthase, encoding MIHRYKDMTPAPSIPVHGLAELDALLKQRIVVLDGAMGTMIQQHKLAESDFRGQRFKDWSKDLRGHNDLLNLTRPELIEEIHRQYLEAGADIIETNTFNSQAISLADYGMASLAHELSKAGAQAARRAADAVMAAQPGRRCFVAGAIGPTTKTSSISTDVNNPAARGVTYDELVAAYAEQAQGLLDGGADILLVETIFDTLNARAAFFAIENVFEERGLRVPLMASVTFIQAGSNRGVTGQTVEAFWNSISNVPLLSVGMNCALGPKEMRPLIEELSQIAPLYVSCHPNAGLPNPLLPTGFPETPQSLAPQLREWAENGWLNIVGGCCGTTPEHIHCIVESVRGLKPREIPQVEPWLRLSGLDALTLRPETNFVNIGERTNITGSPKFSKLILAGNYEEALGVARQQVENGAQIIDVNMDEGLLDSEKAMTTFINLVSSEPDIARVPVMIDSSKWSVIEAGLKCLQGKGIVNSISLKEGEEKFIRQAKLIRRYGAAVVVMAFDEQGQADTYERKIAVCKRCYRILTEEAGFPPQDIIFDPNVLTVATGMEEHNNYAVDFIKATRWIKQNLPLARVSGGISNVSFSFRGNNPVREAIHAAFLYHAIKAGLDMGIVNAGLLEVYEEIPKDLLELVEDVLLNRRADATERLVKFSESVKGKERAEVEEDAWRSGTVEERLSHALVKGIVDYIDADTEEARKKYGKPLAVIEGPLMSGMGVVGDLFGSGKMFLPQVVKSARVMKKAVAWLTPFMEAEKAASGGSNSQGRIVMATVKGDVHDIGKNIVGVVLACNSYEVIDLGVMVSCEKILQAAREHHADAIGLSGLITPSLDEMAHNASEMERQGFKIPLLIGGATTSSTHTAVRIAPRYGSVTCHVIDASRVVGVMSKLLNPEAKTGFVDEVRGKQEAARAAHSTQQSVQKLLGIEEARRRRFDCDWATVDIPVPAFTGIRTVSDVTLADLEPYIDWSPFFHTWELRGRYPAIFDDPENGQQAKELFEDAQKILRRMVGEKWLNPSGVYGFFPAKRQGDDIELCDPNGSGRVVLRVCTLRQQIEKPSGKPNYALADFIAPHEGGRRDYLGAFAVTSGHETEKIAKRFEEAGDDYSSIMVKALADRFAEAFAEYLHKKARADWGYGRDENLENADLISEKYRGIRPAPGYPACPDHSEKPGLFKLLEVEARTGIRLTENCAMWPASSVSGWYFAHPEARYFGVGRIGKDQLEDYQRRKGLPISEVERWLRPLLG